The genomic DNA ACCTCATGGTGTCTACTATTAGGAGGAAGATGTTGTATCTAAAAACAGTTTCTAAACATGGTCTACTGTTGTAACTCCACTCTCAACAAGAGAGTTTTACCGGTCAGCAAATATTGCCCTCAGCGGTGTCTCTCACAAAGTCATACTTCACATTGTGGAATGTGAACCAAATACCGTTATTCACGATACTTACAAATGCTATTTGAGTCTTGGAGGCTGTTAATATAACGTGGGCGTCCTAGCCATATTGACTTGTTCATAATGACGACATTAGTTAACATTAGTTTGAACaatcataataataaaaataatatcaatatagAGACGACTATCTATGTGATGAAGACTCCTGTTTTGAAGTATTCacattataatgtatataaatggATTTACTATATAGGACGTTCTCGTATCAAGTAGCCCTACATGTAGGCATCCTACTGTCGGCGCTTCGGTATACTTTCTGTCTTGGGTAAGACGATTTattatacacgtacatgtacattgttattGTAGGTtggtaaatgtaatatatatcgAGTCACTAGTTTgatgctcagaccactaaagatGTGTCACCGTGTCAGCCATTAAATGGACAATCTGTCCAATGTCGCCCCAGACTGTAGAGTCACACGCACTTATTACAATTCAGGTGACGATTTCGGAAAGGTTTCATTCAGGAGATATTCTACAGGTGTTCCAAGGCAGGAGGAAACAAGACGCGTGTGTGTTACATAGACGACTAATCGTCCTACGTCGTACGTGTGACAGGAATATGGCTATTTGTTCATACTCATGTGATCACGAACGTAATTTTAACCACCAAGGTGTAAAGATCTGTAAACGAAAACAGGCTCCTCAGATATATACGGATAGGCTCaaaccactatagtggtctgaggtacagAATATACACGGAGTATGCTCTGTCGTAGAACATTGACTCTTGTCCAGTTTGAAAGTTTGTTTAATACTTAACCGTGTTTTCCTTCTTCGTGTGAGTTTTGCTATAAGCACTCGAGCTCTTCATAATGTTTATCTACATTACACGGTGTTAGAACCGGTGCCTCGGCTTATACGGTGATCACGGTCCCACCCTATCGACAATTCGGTCGCAACTTGTTCTTTATTAGTTCAAGATATCGCACAAATAGAAGACTCTTATATTGTGTGTGGATAACAAAACCCCACTCTTATGCTATTGTTCAGGTATATTCATTGCAATTGTCTTGTTTTATGGACCAGGGTTATTATGGCTAAATACGGTGTAGGTTGGGTGCTAAATTATTCTTTGCTTTGTTAGACTCAACACTTAAATACCGTACAGGGTATCGTTATACTGAGACTTGTCTTGGACCGTTGCCTAAACCAACTATGAAATGTGTGAACCAGTGTTTATAGCGGCACACCAACAGACCACTTTCACAGTTTAGTCAAAGTATAAGTTTAACCAATGTCAGTATGTTTTCAACATTTACAACAACTTCCAGTTTACATCATAcgaatttacatattttttagtTACTTACCACCGTTTCGGCTCATCTCATATATTATGTTCATATCAAGTTTATGCATGTAGAAACGGATCGCGACGACATCACTGTGACACGACGGGAAAATGCAAAACCTTTCATGCATAGCAAAGACCTTTCTTCAATGACACTTTGTTAAGGGTTTGACCTCCGGTAGATAATGGCATGTCACAATAGTTAGCATTCACGAAAGTGCCAGTATTTGAGGTCAAGAAAGAACCGTTGTCACTGTACGTCTTTTTAAACCATGTAACTTTTTTTCCACTGAAAACTAAATACCCGTCCCCGTGTGTCGCCACGGTGCAGTATTCTATATAGTAAACgaataaatgtgtattttttgttttatgatCTGTCATTTAGGACATCCGATACATGGAGCTGCTAATTAATCGAAACACAGCAAGTGTGTACGTATCTGCCATTTATACATTCGATGCATGGACCTGCTAAGTAATCGAAACACAGAAGTCTCGTCTCCTATATAACGAAACGCGCTTCTATTATATTCTCTGCCTCATCAATGACTGTATCGCAATCACTACGTCTACACTGGTCGTATGTCTATGATGACAATATCCACGAGGAAAATATTTGCTCAAGTAGTGTATCTAGTCCAAATTGGAACGTACATTTGTGTTAATGTACGTCAGCATGGTTTCCTTATTCAGGTGTAGAATCGCTGACAGGCACAGTTATTGGCTACTTCTAAATTTGTTACAACGTGAGGTTCAGTATGTCTTTGCTGCGCGGATTTCTTATATTGAAGTTCGGGAGAAGCAGGCTGCATTGTATTGATGTTATTTGGGTATTATCAAGACCACGGACAGCAGCCTATAACAGTGAAgtatatgtacacaatacatagTATACACTAAAAATGTCTTACCTTAGAGACGCCCAAATATATATTTAGGATATTAGACCGCTGTAGGATAACCAATCTATAAATCTGAAAGAACCATTCACAAACACGTCTTAGAGCACGTTTGATGTACCACAGTAGTAGCTTATTTCACTTACAATGACAGCTAGAGACATTTACAATAAGACTTCTCCGCTCAACGTAATAACTCCTGAATTCTATTCAGCAAGTGTTATATCTATCCCGCGCTGGGACCTTACGTCGAAATGTAATATCATTATTGCGAAAGTCCAAGGTATTTTTTACTGTGTTTTATACATCAAATTAAAATCTACTTCAATATAACCGCCATCGAAACATGTTCTCAGTTGCTATGACAACGCGTAATTTCAGACACTAACATGACCCTGAAGAATGTCATTTGCcctttgtatgtgtacataggTGTTTAAAAGCCTACATCAACATTTAAAAGTACATCACTTTTGTGTCCCAGTCCATTCAATATATGAATTCCTTGAGTCGAAAAGTTGAGCGAAATGACATTAATGAGAATgtattttcaccaaaaggtaTAATTAGTCGATTTTTAATCAACAATTTCCACTGCATCTATTTTGATTAGAAGAACGGTCACAATGAATGAAACCTTAATTACAACATACTTATGTACATTACTGGAAACTCACATATTTTCAGAAAGGGCCTTGCTTGGCCGCTAACCGTTTTCATCAAAGTCAATCGTCATCGTCCAATTCATCAAACAGTTTACACGTTTACGAAGTAAGTCTCAATTCaaataatgcaatattgataatttacaaatttcttAATAATCATAACTCTCGTAAAACTGTTCAAATTTTATGGTGGAACATGGCCTTCAGAAATTGATCCGTAGGTCTCGCGGGAGAAAGAGAAATACCGATTAAGGAGATGTACTACAAAATGAGACTTTTTTTAAAGTCTTgtcaatttcatgaaatttggCATATACGATCTTTGATACATGAATCTTCAAAAAACGATATAAAATATAGGGGTCGCCGTGTcacgtttccatggcaacatgaCCAAACTTGGGGCCTTAAATATGTTGAAATTGACAACCTTCAGAAAAATAGagcaaaatgatggaaaatacTACCCCATATGCAATGATTTCAAGATATATCAAAGAACAgctaataaatttcagaaataaTAAAGGTTTAAATGGTTGCCAAGCCAATTTGATACTATAATTGACCAATAACTGtcatttacaatttttacaattGACAGACTTTGTTTTTACCACCAATTTTCTGTTAGTCTTGTCATTTctttgaaattttgttgaatgaaACTTTGATAAATGAAGATCACTTTgccaaaataaaattgcaatgtCACCGTgcttattttcaaattaaatgaaCATTTATATCTGGCACATTGATAATTGATAAGGCTATGGTCAGTTCAAATGAATATCTTTGCTAAAATTGGAGAGCCTAGGGGGTCCTTTTATATCAccggtcaaaggtcactttgtCCCCTCCCAATTGTCACCTAGTTTCAATGTTTGGTCTACTGTGGAATCTCAGTAGACAAGGTTAAAGACACGTCGATGccatatttttgcaatatttccAAAGCCCCCTAGCTTACTCTCAGATATACAGTCTGAGGCTTATACTGAATATTGTGCATAGGGCATTccaatgttattttcaatatgtgaAACTGTTCATCATAATGTTACACAATATGCATGATTGCAACTGTTTTCAGCTCCCATATCCTCACACTTCTACACACATCACTCACTTACAAACACAGAACATTCCGAGAGAACAATCTgactttttattacaaatataatactaatatatatcTCTCTACCAATATGTCTATACACATTACGTATGTATGGTTTCTAGCAGGTTACAAAAAAGTACATTACAGAGTGTCAAGAATTTGCAATCTCTTTCAACATACTGTTCTTCTATtataattgatttttaaaacatttcaaaatttagttGACATGGTTAGTCAAGTATCTATGCCCTTTTATATGACAAACGATCATGCAAACTTGTTCACTATTacctgaaaaaaatgaaaatgaacaatattctTTCTACATATCTCATGTTAGACTATTAAAAAAGTTACAAACATTGTTTATGATGCGGTCAGACTTAGTAACTCTTACTGTACCACCACTATCTTCAGAAAATAAATCCCTTAAACTATTGAAACCATCTCTCTGATATGCTAAATGAAGATGTTGATAACACAAACCAGAGCCTGCTACTTTCTGAGCCATAGATTTGCTAAGCACTTTGTTATCAACAAGACTAACTAGGGTAGTGTAGTTACACAACTGTTGATGTTTGTAGTGCTGGTGTTGAACTATCCAGTGTGATGTAAAACTGTTTTCTAACAAAGTTGACAGTGATACATTACATGTTTCAATCAACCTCTGTAGCATGATAACATCAGCTGTGGCATTATGTGCATCATATATCTGGCCTACATAATCGTTAGCAAGACTCTCTTGTGAGTAAGAATTTCTACCTGGtaaaatagatttaaataaAGGTAAGCTATCCACAAAACCTGCCACAGTTGTGAGAAATTGGTCAAGTAAAGAGGTATCCTGTAAAGATTTAATTAAATAACGACAATCAAATGAACGACAATTATGACCAACTAAGATGGGATTATGAACATTCTTCAAAAATGCTAAGAACTTTGTCAGACAAGTCTCTTTTGGTACACACTGTACTGGTTGGCCCTTGTAGCACAGTTTTCCTCCTACAATCGTGAGGTGTGTCTTCTCTGATGCAATCTGAGATATGGGTTGCCTGGGTAGGATGTACTCCTCAAACTGGTGCTGATCATACCTTGCTGAAAGTTGTGTTATTTCAGCAGTTGAATCTGCAATACAATGAACACCACATTAGTTCAGTAATAATTGCAGCACAGGTTTGATACGCGTGCTCTCCACTGAACTACATTGGAAGTAATTCTGGGTACATGATAGGGATATATGAAATGTGTAACATCACAATTCATTGCCCATCTTTGGACTAGCAGTCATAACAGTGATATTGATGATACACTCTCCTTACATTCAGGCATCATCAATATTACTGTCATGACCACTATCTCTTGGGCATGCCATAAATCATGATATTACCCTTGCTATCATGTGTTATCATATAACTGTAGTATGAATACTTTTTACTCATGCAGTTATACTTACATGCAGAAGTGGTTTCAATATCAAAGATAACTGGGGTATACTGTCCTAAATCAATTGGTACTTGTGTAGGTGGTTTTATTGGTTCAGGAATTTCTTCATTTTGGTATGATTCTGAAAGCCCAATATCTTGCTGGTATGTAACACCTTCTCTGACCTCTGTGGCAGCAATCCTTTTTGCCCTTTTCTCCTTGTGCTTCAACAAAATAGAGTTATATAACATTAAGCTGGATGAAAAAGGGATGCATGTACATGCTGATGTGCAGGCAGAgatgtttttacaaaaatctttaaattaGATTTTGGGACTGTATACACATGCATGAAAGCGGTCTGTTGGTACAGGTATATAATTTCTGGGAATATCTCAAAAACAGTGTGAAGAAATGTTTCAAGAGCATATACAAACATGCCATCAGGATAGAATCAGACCTTTGACACACCTGTATACCTACAATAAtgtatacagtcatgtacacaCTGGTACTGAAACATGTAGAAAGACAGACTCTGTGACATgcctgtatacacatcactgTATCAGCAGTGTACCCTCAGCAATGTATACAGTCAATGTGCACACAGGTACTGATACATGTAGAAATACAGACCCTGTGACATGCCTGTATAAACATCAGTGTGCCAGCAGTGTACCTTAAGTAATGTAGCCACACTTCTGTTGACAGGCATGTATGTGACCAAAACTCTGTTACAGCACAACCCTGACCATGCCAGGTTTGCAAACACAGACCTGTACCAAAGAAATGTCACAGGTTCTGCACATGACCTGTTTTTTGGGTGATTGTTTTAATTGATACATACCTTTATTCTTTGCAGCTTTCCTTCTTTTGTCCTTTTCTTTTCTGTGACTTTCTTCGTCTTCCTATCAAGCATACTACCATAAATTTCACAACTTCTACTGGGTGACAGCATATTCTCTTTGTGGACCTGAAAAAGAGCACATTGTTGTTAATAAACAATTTGTAACTTCAAAAccattattgaaataaaaaagagGCAGGACATTGGTAGAGATTTAAGTAATTCATCGCTAATGAGAGGCAAATTTCTATAAATATACATCAGATTATACCATCGATTCTGTAGAAAATGGATTTATCAATACAGTGTATGCAATATATGTTGCGAtgtcataacccccccccccccctactgtaCAAGTATTTATAGGAACATGGAAAAAGAttgtttaactgagaatagaTTAGATGTAAAGAGCTATACCATAACATGAATATGAACTTTGGTCATGTTgatcataataacaataataatcaacTTTATCTAGACTTGATACCTCAAAGGTAAAAGCCTTTTTTGATATCCTGTATAATGATGCTGCTACAACCCTGACTGACATTACAAACCTGACTAACATATGTATGCCCTAAGTTCTTCTGTGCCACAGCAGCACCAACCCGGTAGTTGAAGCTGGTAGAACCACTGTAGTGCTTTGCCTTTGGTGCCTTTGACGCAATGACCATATTCATACTTTCATTCCCTTGGGATGACCCTATCCTCGCTAGTTCCTTTGCAGTGGCTAAGTAGGTATTCATGACTTTCTCTAGGTCTTCTCTGAGGTCACTACCACTCAAATCCTTACCATATGGAAGACTTTTATGTTTGTAGCTATTTGGATCTGTTAGATATCTACACCATTTCCTATCACACTTCATGTGGTCTCCAAAGGAATGAGGCATTATTGCCTGGAGATTCTTTTTCAACCCCTCTGGGTTGCCATGATTTTGAGTCACAGcatatttaaaacatttctgAAGGTAGTTAATGACTTTTGTTGACAACTGACAATATCCTTTTTGTTCTTTCAGTTTATAGAGTTTGTTAGCAAATCCCTTCTTGGTATgattattgtctttatttttcaCTATATCTGGCCTGACTTCAGCATGCAATTTAGCTATTGTAGTGGAGTCGTCATCCATTGTTACACTGTCTATTTTCACTACTTCTTCTACTTCTTTAACAGTTTCAACAGCTATACTAGCTTCCATTGCCTTCGCACTTCCTGACCAGTTTCTATGACAATTATGCTGTCTGACTTTCGCTCCATCCCTTGCTGACTCACAGACTCTACATTGCTTACACCTTGTGCTATACGCTAACACTTTGCCTGTTTCCCTGCCTAAGAGTGTTCCATGACCTTTAGAGATacataaacacatgtacaatgattTCGGAAGGTAAGTATTGGTAGCAGTGTTGCAAATAAAGTTGGTTTTATGATGAAGATAATTTAATGTCCCATGCAGCCAGATTTTGTATCCTTTATGAGAATAAACTCATCCTAACAATAGCAAAGTATTTGTCCAATTGAAAGATACAATTGACTGacatattattttgtacatttctaatCTAAATGTACACCCACATATGAAATACTCACCGGATAAACTTTTATAATCTCGTCCACTGCCTCTCTTTTGCCATCCCCCATCGTATGATACATCAATCCTAAGAAAGAGAGAAGTAAATATGGTGACATATTACAACCAAGCAAATAAGTGggcaaaatgttttactttatctAGCCATAATCGACTCCACTGTATTAAAAATCTGAGAACAGTTTAAACCTACTGATATCATACGTGTATTTATACAattgtattatacattgtactttgacAATAAGGCTCACTGTGACAATTGAAAAGatgattacattaatttttttaaaaagtgaactTTCTATTATTACTTAATATTGCTcatttatgatatgaactatGAAGTATTTTTTtactgctacattgtatgtctaACAGCTTGATCAGTTTGGTTggttcatgtgtgtatgtgtttgtttttgtgacatttcaatAACATACCTTGGTTTCTTTGAGGACATCACTTCATCTCTAAGAGCTTGCTGGCAGGATCTTTTTGCTACATGGGTAATAGCTTCCCCAGCTAATTTCTCTTTACGTTTCAGTGTTCGGTTGTGCATTGTTGGTAGTGACATGGAAGAAAACATGGTATTGACATGTGTTTCACCAATACCTGCATTGATCATACCTTGGGGTGATAAAAAGGAGAATACTTACAATCTATATATACACTTGAGAACAAGTAGTTACTTCACTAAAATGaactttattttaaatttgatcAAGCTTTATGTATCAAACTGAAACGGTATGATTTTGTGATTGGAAGTCTATATTTAAATCACAAAgggtatattattatacaattaCAGATATTCCAAGCATATATACAAGAAATATATCAACATAGTCCCAATTAGTCAGAGAGACAACTAAAGTATGtgaaatgtatgtgaaatagTAACCAAAATAATAGCATTAGACAGTACATCATGTAGGTGGAAAGAATGTGATTCATTTCCTAATCTGTAACTAGTATTTACCCGAAAATAGAGGTCAGATCTCCATGGCATACATATTCACCATTACAACGATTGTAGTTACatcttattttcaacaaaatcaaCGATGTCACATACCTGTTGCTATTTTAGTGTTGATATCGAAGGCTGCCATTCCACGCTTCTGTCCGACATTTCGATGGGTTTTGTTTGTGTACACGTTATTATTGGCACCGCAGTTGTGACATTCAACATGTAAAACACTGCCTCCCCCGTACTTAGTTTCGCCAGTACACTTGATGAGACGAAGATGGTTACGACATACTTTACACGAATCTAACTCTTGAGCAAGTACTCCAAGATTGACGACTCTTACACCTTCATTCCAAGGGACATCCTTGGTAGTCGTTGTTGTCAGCTTGTCTTTATCAGCATTCGTAACATTAGTTGAACTTGCAATCGAGTCCGGGTCAAACGGACGGTTTGGATAGTCCCCACTTACTGATTGTACACGCCACCTTTTCGCTGTTGCTTCTTTTACCTTTAGACGACGTGACAATTCACTCCGTTTCAAAAATTTGCCACTACCGGATTTTAACATCTTAGGTACCGTCGATTGATCGTCTGCAGAACTAAAAAATGGCCGACGCACACGTATATTTTCGTCAGTCTAGGGGGTTTTATTGCGCACAAACGTATGCGCGACGGAATTCGGCGTACTTAACCTTAAAACATCGAATTCGATTGTTATTATATAAACATGAAGCATATTAGTACCCAACAACCATGACATGTTTAACGTATATTTTTGCCGACAAACTAAATGCCAGAAATAACAAATTGCGTGTATTTATGCTtatgtacacagtgtgtatgtatgtatgtatgtatgtatgtatgtatgtatgtatgtatgtatgtatgtatgtcctcCTGCCTATCAGCCTGTCAGTACTCACGCGCGCGCCCCTgcgtgtgtgagtgtgtgtgtgtgtgtgtgtgtgcacgcgtgcgtgcatgcatataatatttatatatctatccatccattcatcaatCTACCAACCCTTTCTTTTCtgtatacaaaaaaatgtaatatcgTGGCCTACCTGTCTGTTTGGCTGTCTACCAACTCATCTTCCTACACGTACACACGTGTTATCTTGTCAAATTCCTTATAAGTCGAAGCATGGAGGTACAAAGTGACTCACCTATCAGcgttaaacctgcactagcttcAACTGGGTCACTTTTTCCTTCAAGAAAACAAAGATATAATCACTAAAtattggtcagttacttattaaaaaaaagacattgtatttgttaattagttgtcaatattatctgtatttgGTGTAGTAATAGTTTTAAATCTTTTAGCGAAAGTTTGGTTGTAAATGTAGTATCATTTTGCGATCAGGCAACCACAGTATATTTAGAGcgatttactgaaaattgttaaaacgCTAATGcttagatattgtacatgttaatcagtagTCGATCTTATCCGTAAGTAGTGCAGTAACAGATTGAAATAAtaatcgccgttgagggcgctgatttatgggtgcggacccaaaatcaatttgattttatttcttgtacCGTATCATGTATACAGGTACAAATACGACGTTCAACCCCTGGTggttcaatactgttcagggtgtacgatattacaagtaagttagtgtacctaacaaaaccttttttaaaaatcaccTCGAAATTGCAGTgtgaaatagcgccctctagagacTACACACGatgtgaaatatataatatagtgggTATGAAAGAAAAGTCGAGTTTCCCCTGGTCTTTATTGAAAAGAACATGTCTTTTCTGAAAATCGAGCTTGTTTTCTTTCATACATACTACCATATTTCCTCCAACTCCTGTTTCCGTATACAACAGGTTTTCGTCTGTAGTTGAATTGATAGTTGTTCTTCGTACAAACCCATATAAATTATATGAGACAGTAACATGTTAGAATCCTTGGTTTTAGTTTAGTTACAGATTAAGGAATGCATTGATGTTAAGATCTTTTTAGTAAGACAATAGTGGCATGTTGAACTTGACAGTGTaaacattcaattcaatttaaacTTGAATCAGTTCAAATTATATGAGTTAAATTCAATTAAAAACAAGTTATGAATGTTTGTTGAGGAGGATGGTAAGTCATCCATTTCAACGATCACGTTCAATGAAATGTCAAGAAAGGGGCTGAATCAGTGAGTGATGGTAAAGTATATTATGTACccaactttattttattttttttaccatgaGATCGTTATTCTGAATGTTATTTGAGGGTTTTAAAAATGATACATGAGCGCTAGCCTACAGCCTGGTCCAGTCACACCCCTTGTGGTGTTTGTATAGATAATATGCATAGAAACAT from Glandiceps talaboti chromosome 22, keGlaTala1.1, whole genome shotgun sequence includes the following:
- the LOC144452249 gene encoding uncharacterized protein LOC144452249; protein product: MLSPSRSCEIYGSMLDRKTKKVTEKKRTKEGKLQRIKHKEKRAKRIAATEVREGVTYQQDIGLSESYQNEEIPEPIKPPTQVPIDLGQYTPVIFDIETTSAYSTAEITQLSARYDQHQFEEYILPRQPISQIASEKTHLTIVGGKLCYKGQPVQCVPKETCLTKFLAFLKNVHNPILVGHNCRSFDCRYLIKSLQDTSLLDQFLTTVAGFVDSLPLFKSILPGRNSYSQESLANDYVGQIYDAHNATADVIMLQRLIETCNVSLSTLLENSFTSHWIVQHQHYKHQQLCNYTTLVSLVDNKVLSKSMAQKVAGSGLCYQHLHLAYQRDGFNSLRDLFSEDSGGTVRVTKSDRIINNVCNFFNSLT
- the LOC144452442 gene encoding uncharacterized protein LOC144452442, with the protein product MLKSGSGKFLKRSELSRRLKVKEATAKRWRVQSVSGDYPNRPFDPDSIASSTNVTNADKDKLTTTTTKDVPWNEGVRVVNLGVLAQELDSCKVCRNHLRLIKCTGETKYGGGSVLHVECHNCGANNNVYTNKTHRNVGQKRGMAAFDINTKIATGMINAGIGETHVNTMFSSMSLPTMHNRTLKRKEKLAGEAITHVAKRSCQQALRDEVMSSKKPRIDVSYDGGWQKRGSGRDYKSLSGHGTLLGRETGKVLAYSTRCKQCRVCESARDGAKVRQHNCHRNWSGSAKAMEASIAVETVKEVEEVVKIDSVTMDDDSTTIAKLHAEVRPDIVKNKDNNHTKKGFANKLYKLKEQKGYCQLSTKVINYLQKCFKYAVTQNHGNPEGLKKNLQAIMPHSFGDHMKCDRKWCRYLTDPNSYKHKSLPYGKDLSGSDLREDLEKVMNTYLATAKELARIGSSQGNESMNMVIASKAPKAKHYSGSTSFNYRVGAAVAQKNLGHTYVSQVCNVSQGCSSIIIQDIKKGFYL